One genomic segment of Sphaerodactylus townsendi isolate TG3544 linkage group LG07, MPM_Stown_v2.3, whole genome shotgun sequence includes these proteins:
- the LOC125437059 gene encoding E3 ubiquitin-protein ligase Topors-like, with amino-acid sequence MASTTLMTKAVKTPGVGGRCCLTPTESNMKGIGLCRESMIVSVEQMIQKSITFALEEASPLHLQIMKSLHKESKSRIGCRSTSRGSLVKTIVLDAARNSKCGICLEKIQDATYLNPCNHRFCFACIQNWSKKKVLCPLCKQRFYSFFHIVNTKGTFCEYVLPLSDDSFPHSETRIGHASSSSQRSASPPDSGIVHDEISGTLSQTEKDVYQLMRQFAVTKRPGNIDIITLGKFKAHAVVQFRRALYHAGLLVQKTHYPDLYRNASAEYFSRHPDSFDRLIPWLKRELKVLCGNQKSLIQTLQSFILNNMTQHDLRSKEFEDLLRPHLHHFTSHFLHELISFVQSPFTIKKYDWHSTYECPPLPKEGSDSFISSSTSDDEHSQLPDDDQAPETDGNLDGGNLGSPQSCSENDPSAVVDGTQYPNKEGNNLEDLTSTGMEKDGHSSDNFIQNQGVSLPPNPSVQPSLLHNQTLPCKNENEKIGEPDPVQTCSSKNVEPFEDSSNLLASGDYNISNCNNGEIVAIPNEQHVSKGETIQFQQPDVYTNYSRCSSSERCTTVSPGRKNVFKKRGSRGIECYAEERHGRQSRARNYQERKQTTNYTRIGERRPRTEAEKPRCQDVSLFHQNKMLLPFKNENIVTRNISKSRYQQSNHFTKLRNKDYDNLRNSPASEPSWRYLYYKQDYERYRYEEFMRQKAGEPRFYHPHMLTGSKGRSYFSPENRTSAHQESLAKGWNYSETHRSAGRPKSRFVALGPERGSFEKLGRRRKHKSHHLESGYAKGGARYFQDYIV; translated from the coding sequence ATAATGAAATCTTTGCACAAGGAAAGTAAATCGAGGATTGGCTGTAGATCTACCAGTAGAGGTTCTTTAGTAAAAACAATTGTGCTAGATGCGGCTAGGAACTCAAAATGTGgcatttgtttagaaaaaattcAAGATGCTACTTACCTGAATCCTTGTAACCACCGATTCTGCTTTGCTTGCATCCAGAACTGGTCTAAAAAGAAAGTCCTATGTCCACTCTGTAAGCAGCGATTCTATTCATTCTTTCACATTGTGAACACGAAAGGTACGTTTTGTGAATACGTTCTTCCTTTGAGTGATGACTCCTTTCCACATTCTGAAACCAGGATAGGTCATGCATCAAGTTCCTCTCAAAGGTCTGCATCACCACCTGACAGCGGGATAGTGCACGATGAAATTAGCGGAACTCTCAGTCAAACAGAGAAGGATGTTTATCAGCTGATGCGACAGTTTGCAGTAACAAAGAGACCTGGTAATATAGACATAATAACCCTTGGGAAATTTAAAGCCCATGCTGTCGTTCAGTTTAGGAGAGCTCTATACCATGCTGGCCTCCTTGTTCAAAAAACTCACTATCCAGATTTGTACCGAAATGCTTCAGCGGAGTATTTCAGCAGACACCCAGATAGCTTCGACAGGTTAATCCCTTGGCTGAAGCGAGAATTAAAAGTGTTGTGTGGGAATCAAAAGTCATTGATTCAAACTTTGCAGAGCTTCATTCTAAATAACATGACTCAGCATGATCTACGGAGCAAGGAGTTTGAAGATCTCTTACGGCCTCACTTGCACCATTTCACCAGCCACTTCTTGCATGAACTCATCAGTTTTGTACAATCGCCATTCACTATCAAGAAATATGACTGGCATTCCACATATGAATGCCCACCTCTTCCAAAAGAAGGTTCTGattctttcatttcttcttcaaCTTCTGATGATGAGCATTCCCAGCTTCCGGATGATGATCAGGCACCCGAAACTGATGGTAATTTAGATGGTGGAAACCTGGGAAGCCCCCAGTCATGTTCAGAAAATGATCCATCAGCTGTGGTAGATGGCACACAATATCCTAACAAAGAAGGAAATAATTTGGAAGACTTGACCAGTACTGGTATGGAAAAAGATGGGCATTCATCAGATAACTTTATTCAAAATCAGGGGGTTAGTTTACCACCAAACCCATCCGTGCAGCCATCATTATTACATAATCAGACACTTCcatgcaaaaatgaaaatgaaaagataGGAGAACCGGATCCTGTTCAGACATGCAGCTCAAAGAACGTCGAACCTTTTGAGGATTCCTCAAATTTATtagcatcaggtgactataatatATCTAATTGTAATAATGGAGAGATTGTGGCAATCCCCAATGAGCAACATGTATCAAAAGGAGAAACAATCCAGTTCCAACAACCAGATGTTTATACCAACTACTCAAGATGTTCCTCTTCAGAAAGGTGTACAACAGTATCTCCTGGCAGGAAGAATGTATTCAAAAAGCGGGGATCAAGGGGTATCGAATGTTATGCGGAGGAAAGGCATGGAAGGCAAAGTAGAGCAAGAAACTACCAAGAAAGAAAGCAAACTACAAATTACACCAGAATTGGAGAAAGGAGGCCGAGAACAGAGGCAGAGAAACCAAGATGTCAAGATGTCAGCTTATTTCACCAGAACAAAATGCTTTTGCCGTTCAAAAATGAGAACATTGTCACTAGGAATATAAGCAAGTCAAGATATCAGCAAAGTAATCATTTTACAAAATTAAGGAACAAAGACTATGATAATTTAAGGAACAGTCCTGCCAGTGAACCTAGCTGGAGATACCTTTACTACAAACAAGATTATGAAAGGTATAGGTATGAGGAATTCATGCGTCAAAAGGCTGGTGAACCCAGATTTTATCATCCACACATGCTGACTGGCTCCAAGGGGAGGTCATATTTCTCCCCAGAAAATAGAACATCAGCCCATCAGGAAAGCCTGGCCAAAGGATGGAATTATTCAGAGACACACAGAAGTGCAGGCAGGCCAAAGAGCAGATTTGTTGCATTAGGACCAGAAAGAGGGTCTTTTGAAAAGCTAGGTAGGAGAAGGAAGCACAAATCACACCACCTGGAATCTGGCTATGCAAAGGGAGGGGCAAGGTATTTCCAGGATTATATTGTGTAG